In the genome of Paenibacillus sp. FSL R5-0766, one region contains:
- a CDS encoding fibronectin type III domain-containing protein → MLVFGQFGVYGGNRAHAAVGSGIVSSSNDYQYVLTNNNGQLQVNQKSVKLGWVRSYEISSTGYSFTRMQSILGFTSDITNISFGSYTSKYAGQIDNAFLIDLSKVREIATEMTYRQPYNQVGQWEITHYNVLGQLTPIDVYDYDVRQLSLVVNADTGEVVDFYSELNPYYTRKAEPASFTKQEVNPLLINNVPSVPSNITGNSSENTTHIRWDHAQEAVQYEIERDGTLMGPYYGTSFDDAVLIPNKIYSYKIRAINSIGKSEWSSVFTIKTLLNEPVISTSSEQGKNIIEWAAINQADGYQLQIDGEAPIDLGNVTNYEHVGLEANSSHTYALKAVSSDNESNWSRTATQLVVPDSASGLKITENTFNKISLSWTAIKGSSGYDLEVDGVVVPVSGTTYSKTGLTPNTEHTFRLRSKNAGGLGKWTDTLTVSTLLSTPVLKAISSQEEMIVAWPAIEGATSYEVEADAVNVGIVVDPAYTHTDLSPGTLHKYRVRALNDTNTSAWTAVLSQSTLPGTVSNLTINSVTNAAIGLKWTAVTGATGYDLEIDGAVVPVTGVAYTKSSLAANTEHTFRIRSKNAAGVGDWSDPLSTTTLLNTPVLKAASAETSINLTWADVPDATTYEIEADGTVMTTSSELTFVHSDLLPGTAHKYRVRALTDNNASAWTTMLTQSTIPASVTGLNISSATNVAIALKWTAVTGATGYDLEIDGTVVPVTGVAYTKSGLAANTDHTFRIRSKNAAGVGAWSDLISGTTLLNTPVLKATSEETAINLTWAAVADATTYEIEADGAVIATISDPAYEHVDLLPGTAHKYRIRALTDINTSAWTTMLTQSTIPASVTGLNISSATNAAIALKWTGVTGATGYDLEIDGTVVAVTGVAYTKSGLATNTDHTFRIRSKNAAGVGAWSDLISGTTLLNTPVLKAASEETAINLTWAAVVDATTYEIEADGTVIAAVSDPAYSHIELIPGTAHKYRIRALTDNNTSAWTAVLSQSTIPASVAGLNISSVTNVGITLKWTAVTGATGYDLEIDGTVVPVTGVSYTKSGLAANTEHTFRIRSKNAAGVGAWSDLISGMTLLNTPVLKATSEETTINLSWSDVEDMTAYEVEVDGTIVGIVSEPVYTHDGLLPGTAHKYRIRALKGENTSAWTTVLTQSTIPAAVNGFMLNNATPVAISMKWSPVTGATAYDLEIDGVVISASGAAYTKSGLLANTDHSFRIRAKNAAGIGSWSKIVTASTQLNVPTTPKAVPEETAVTLTWNEVAGATKYEIEADGIVVATVSDLMYVHNGVLGGTIHKYRIRALNDTNMSAWTAVLSQTTLPASVSGLSINSATTAAIALRWSAVTGATGYDLEIDGTVVAVSGVAYTKSGLTPNTEHTFRIRAKNTSGAGAWSELITGMTQLTTTVLKGTSDRTNVILTWDPVVGASTYEIEADGQIVATVSDVTFIHSDLLPSSLHKYRIRAFNDQNTSIWSSVLSIRTLN, encoded by the coding sequence ATGCTGGTATTCGGACAGTTTGGCGTGTACGGGGGGAATCGGGCACATGCAGCAGTAGGAAGCGGGATAGTCTCATCAAGTAATGATTACCAATATGTGTTGACCAACAACAACGGCCAATTACAGGTGAATCAAAAATCAGTTAAGCTGGGTTGGGTGAGATCATATGAGATTTCATCAACAGGATATTCGTTCACCAGAATGCAGTCTATCCTGGGTTTCACAAGTGATATTACCAACATAAGTTTTGGATCGTATACATCCAAATATGCCGGACAGATCGATAATGCTTTTTTAATTGATCTGAGCAAAGTGCGTGAAATTGCTACTGAGATGACGTACAGACAACCTTATAACCAAGTCGGACAATGGGAGATCACACACTATAATGTGCTAGGTCAACTGACGCCGATTGATGTATATGATTATGATGTCAGACAGTTGAGTTTGGTTGTAAATGCAGATACGGGAGAAGTTGTAGATTTTTACTCTGAACTTAATCCGTATTATACACGTAAAGCTGAACCCGCTTCTTTTACCAAACAGGAGGTAAACCCGTTACTAATTAATAACGTACCCTCTGTGCCTTCGAATATAACGGGGAACTCCAGTGAAAACACGACTCATATTCGTTGGGATCATGCACAGGAAGCTGTACAATATGAAATTGAGCGTGATGGTACTTTAATGGGGCCTTATTATGGTACCAGCTTCGATGATGCTGTACTTATTCCTAACAAAATTTACTCTTACAAAATACGTGCTATAAATTCGATAGGAAAAAGTGAATGGAGTAGTGTCTTTACTATCAAAACACTGCTTAACGAACCTGTGATCTCCACGAGCTCTGAGCAAGGGAAAAATATAATAGAGTGGGCTGCAATTAATCAAGCCGATGGTTATCAACTTCAGATTGATGGTGAAGCCCCGATTGATCTAGGTAATGTAACGAATTACGAACACGTTGGTTTGGAGGCCAATTCCAGTCATACCTATGCATTAAAAGCAGTATCTTCAGACAATGAGAGCAACTGGAGTAGAACGGCTACGCAACTTGTTGTGCCAGACTCAGCCAGTGGTTTGAAGATTACAGAAAATACATTCAATAAAATCTCTTTAAGTTGGACTGCGATTAAAGGTTCTAGTGGATATGACCTGGAGGTTGATGGGGTCGTCGTTCCGGTCTCTGGTACAACATACAGCAAGACGGGTCTTACACCCAATACAGAGCACACATTTCGATTGAGATCTAAAAATGCAGGCGGCTTAGGGAAGTGGACTGATACGCTAACGGTGTCGACACTTTTAAGTACACCTGTTCTTAAAGCCATTTCTTCGCAGGAAGAGATGATTGTGGCATGGCCTGCAATTGAGGGGGCTACCTCTTATGAGGTGGAAGCTGATGCAGTTAACGTAGGAATTGTTGTAGATCCTGCTTATACACACACGGATCTATCACCAGGAACACTTCATAAGTATCGTGTACGAGCTTTGAATGATACCAATACAAGTGCATGGACTGCAGTTTTGTCCCAAAGTACACTCCCTGGTACTGTTTCGAATCTCACTATAAATTCTGTCACTAATGCAGCTATTGGTCTGAAATGGACAGCAGTGACAGGGGCGACAGGGTATGATCTGGAGATTGACGGTGCAGTTGTACCTGTTACTGGCGTAGCCTACACAAAGAGTAGCCTTGCAGCAAATACAGAACACACCTTCCGTATTCGTTCGAAAAATGCGGCAGGCGTGGGTGATTGGAGTGATCCTCTCAGTACAACGACACTGTTGAATACACCTGTATTAAAGGCAGCTTCAGCAGAAACAAGTATCAATCTGACTTGGGCAGATGTACCAGATGCGACTACATACGAGATTGAAGCCGATGGTACGGTTATGACAACATCCAGCGAACTAACATTTGTACACAGCGATCTGTTGCCAGGAACGGCACATAAGTACCGAGTTCGGGCTTTGACAGATAACAATGCAAGTGCATGGACAACAATGTTGACGCAAAGCACGATACCTGCTTCGGTTACAGGGTTGAATATTAGCTCTGCGACGAACGTGGCGATTGCCTTGAAATGGACAGCAGTAACTGGAGCGACGGGGTATGACCTGGAAATCGACGGCACCGTTGTCCCAGTAACGGGAGTGGCCTATACGAAGAGTGGTCTTGCAGCAAATACAGATCATACCTTCCGTATCCGTTCGAAGAACGCCGCAGGCGTAGGTGCTTGGAGCGATCTGATTAGCGGAACAACACTGCTGAATACACCCGTATTAAAAGCAACATCAGAAGAAACGGCAATTAATCTAACTTGGGCAGCTGTTGCAGACGCTACTACTTATGAAATTGAAGCCGATGGTGCAGTAATTGCAACAATTAGTGATCCAGCGTATGAACATGTTGATCTGTTACCAGGGACTGCGCATAAGTATCGAATCCGTGCTCTTACGGATATCAATACGAGTGCATGGACAACGATGTTGACGCAAAGTACAATACCTGCTTCGGTTACAGGGTTGAATATTAGCTCTGCGACGAACGCGGCCATTGCCTTGAAATGGACAGGAGTAACTGGAGCAACCGGGTATGACCTGGAAATCGACGGTACCGTTGTCGCAGTAACGGGAGTGGCCTATACGAAGAGCGGTCTTGCAACCAACACAGACCATACTTTCCGTATTCGTTCGAAGAATGCGGCAGGCGTAGGTGCCTGGAGTGATCTGATTAGCGGAACAACACTACTGAATACACCCGTATTAAAAGCAGCATCAGAAGAAACTGCAATTAATTTAACTTGGGCAGCGGTTGTAGACGCTACTACTTATGAAATTGAAGCCGACGGTACAGTGATTGCCGCAGTTAGTGATCCGGCATATTCACATATCGAGTTGATACCAGGAACAGCGCACAAGTATCGTATACGTGCTCTAACGGATAACAATACGAGTGCTTGGACTGCTGTACTGTCGCAAAGTACGATACCTGCTTCAGTTGCGGGACTTAATATTAGTTCTGTTACGAATGTGGGCATCACTCTAAAATGGACAGCAGTAACCGGGGCAACGGGGTATGACTTAGAAATTGATGGTACCGTTGTTCCAGTAACGGGAGTGTCCTATACGAAGAGTGGTCTTGCTGCGAATACTGAGCACACCTTCCGTATTCGTTCAAAGAACGCCGCAGGAGTAGGTGCTTGGAGCGATCTAATCAGTGGTATGACTCTTTTGAATACACCTGTATTAAAGGCAACATCGGAAGAAACAACAATTAATCTATCATGGTCGGATGTAGAAGATATGACCGCGTATGAAGTTGAGGTCGATGGTACAATTGTTGGCATAGTAAGTGAGCCAGTATATACACACGATGGTTTATTGCCCGGAACAGCACACAAGTATAGAATTCGCGCTTTAAAAGGTGAAAACACAAGTGCATGGACAACAGTGCTGACGCAAAGTACCATCCCTGCTGCAGTTAACGGTTTTATGCTAAATAACGCTACACCTGTTGCGATCTCAATGAAATGGAGCCCTGTTACAGGCGCTACTGCTTACGATTTGGAAATTGACGGTGTTGTAATTTCTGCGAGTGGAGCTGCTTATACGAAAAGTGGTCTTCTGGCAAATACAGATCATAGCTTCCGCATTCGTGCCAAAAATGCTGCCGGCATTGGTAGCTGGAGTAAGATCGTAACCGCCTCGACCCAATTAAATGTACCAACAACGCCGAAAGCTGTACCTGAAGAAACGGCAGTTACGCTGACATGGAATGAAGTTGCTGGTGCAACAAAATATGAGATTGAGGCAGATGGTATAGTAGTTGCTACTGTGAGTGATCTCATGTATGTACACAATGGAGTGCTTGGTGGCACCATTCATAAATATCGTATTCGTGCCCTGAACGACACTAATATGAGTGCATGGACAGCAGTATTGTCCCAAACTACGTTACCTGCGAGTGTCTCAGGCTTAAGTATTAACTCTGCAACCACAGCGGCTATCGCGCTGAGATGGAGTGCTGTAACTGGAGCTACTGGGTATGATCTGGAGATTGATGGTACAGTGGTTGCTGTGAGTGGAGTTGCTTATACGAAGAGCGGGCTTACACCAAATACAGAGCATACCTTCCGAATTCGTGCCAAA
- a CDS encoding ComF family protein yields the protein MQNRSFIANRSAVQYNPLMKEWIGMYKFRGHERYAPLLTALLIQAFQAMSDEQNSALAKEPPAPVAHSATHAQQTKPQWRPDAVTYVPVSSERLAERGFNQAERLAAGLATACRLPIVDLLQRQINTTKQSFKSRGERIETMKNAFSINPDGMKLIEELYRGSHLPTRKGISHAKPIQLLLVDDIYTTGSTLDACGRVILNAGFHMEMPVNVYTLTLARS from the coding sequence ATGCAAAACCGTTCTTTTATCGCCAACCGCAGCGCCGTACAATACAACCCTCTTATGAAAGAATGGATTGGCATGTACAAATTCAGAGGCCATGAACGCTACGCACCGCTCTTAACCGCTTTGTTGATTCAAGCCTTTCAAGCGATGAGTGATGAACAGAATTCTGCTTTGGCAAAAGAACCCCCAGCCCCCGTGGCTCATTCCGCCACACATGCTCAACAAACGAAGCCACAATGGCGGCCTGACGCGGTCACCTATGTCCCGGTGAGCAGCGAGCGTCTGGCCGAGCGTGGCTTCAATCAGGCGGAGCGGCTGGCTGCTGGGCTCGCCACCGCCTGCCGCCTACCTATCGTTGATCTGTTGCAACGCCAGATCAACACCACCAAACAAAGCTTCAAATCACGCGGTGAGCGTATTGAAACGATGAAGAACGCTTTTTCCATCAACCCGGACGGCATGAAGTTAATTGAAGAGCTATACAGGGGATCTCATCTGCCAACACGAAAGGGCATATCGCATGCCAAACCCATACAGTTACTGCTGGTTGATGATATATACACAACAGGTAGCACCTTAGACGCTTGTGGGCGGGTTATTCTAAATGCTGGCTTCCACATGGAGATGCCGGTCAACGTTTACACGCTGACACTGGCAAGATCCTAG
- a CDS encoding helicase-related protein, with product MPCAACGLAACAYCEACLALGRSRACALLLRSAAQGAVPRRGEAPRGTALAPTGGGLARWGLSAAQSAAAAAALAFLARPPAGDGPGRFLLWAVTGAGKTEMIFPLLQHTLDRGGRALVATPRRDVVLELAPRLAKAFPDTSLATLYGGSDERWKDAQLTLATTHQLMRFYQGFDLVIIDELDAYPYHNDPMLAHAAASSCKPEGNFVYLSATPPARLQREAARGKLNHAKVPVRFHRHPLPVPRLIKMVTVAECIKKRNLPSALRTSIQISLKRDAQVFVFVTRIAQIEAFVNLMRRTFPGIHIEGTSSQDPDRASKVIAFRERTIRLLVTTTILERGVTIPRSDVFILDADNGLFDEASLVQMAGRAGRSMDDPAGRVVFASSRRTRSQVKAVAQIRKMNTIARRKGYLQPPSQT from the coding sequence GTGCCCTGCGCTGCCTGCGGCCTGGCGGCGTGCGCCTACTGCGAGGCTTGCCTCGCGCTGGGGCGCAGCCGTGCTTGTGCGCTGCTGCTACGCAGTGCAGCGCAAGGGGCGGTGCCACGACGCGGCGAAGCACCGCGTGGCACGGCTTTGGCCCCCACCGGCGGCGGGCTCGCCCGGTGGGGGCTTAGCGCAGCGCAGAGCGCGGCAGCAGCCGCGGCGCTTGCGTTTTTGGCCCGGCCGCCCGCAGGGGATGGGCCGGGGCGGTTCTTGCTGTGGGCCGTGACCGGGGCCGGCAAGACGGAAATGATATTCCCCCTGCTCCAACATACATTGGATCGTGGCGGACGGGCTTTGGTCGCTACACCGCGCAGGGATGTGGTGCTGGAACTGGCTCCGCGTCTGGCCAAAGCTTTTCCGGACACCTCGCTCGCTACCCTTTACGGAGGCAGTGACGAACGCTGGAAAGACGCTCAGCTCACGCTTGCGACCACACACCAACTGATGCGTTTTTATCAGGGATTTGATCTCGTCATTATCGACGAACTGGATGCTTACCCGTACCACAACGATCCCATGCTCGCTCACGCGGCGGCATCCTCCTGTAAACCGGAGGGGAATTTCGTCTATCTGTCTGCTACACCGCCTGCTCGGCTCCAGAGGGAAGCAGCACGGGGGAAACTCAATCATGCCAAAGTTCCAGTACGTTTCCACCGTCATCCTTTGCCCGTGCCAAGATTGATCAAAATGGTTACCGTTGCTGAATGTATTAAGAAACGAAATCTTCCTTCTGCCTTGAGGACTAGCATCCAAATTTCATTGAAGCGTGACGCACAGGTATTTGTCTTTGTGACACGCATTGCCCAGATTGAGGCGTTTGTGAATCTAATGCGTCGTACCTTTCCCGGAATCCATATCGAAGGAACTTCATCTCAGGACCCCGATCGCGCTAGCAAAGTTATAGCCTTTCGTGAACGTACCATTCGTTTGCTCGTAACGACAACGATTCTGGAGCGTGGCGTAACCATTCCGCGTAGCGATGTCTTTATATTGGATGCAGACAATGGTCTCTTTGATGAAGCTTCACTGGTTCAGATGGCGGGTAGAGCAGGGCGTTCCATGGATGACCCGGCGGGTAGAGTGGTTTTTGCATCATCTCGTCGGACACGTTCTCAGGTGAAGGCCGTTGCCCAGATTCGGAAAATGAATACCATTGCTCGTCGCAAAGGCTACCTGCAACCGCCATCTCAAACATAA
- a CDS encoding response regulator transcription factor has product MENRDTGKASIKVLLADDHQLFREGLKRILNMEDDIEVIGECGDGIQVLEFCNQDKPDIVLMDINMPIENGVEATEKLRELFPDVKVIILSIHDDESYVFETLRKGANGYLLKDMEAESLINAIRSVHEGHAFIHPKVTGKLIMQLRRMTYLNETGAMSEGASKEAGVKFVAGDNNPLTRREAEVLRLMAEGKSNKMIGEFLFISEKTVKNHVSSILQKMEVDDRTQAVINSIKYGWVTL; this is encoded by the coding sequence ATGGAAAACCGTGATACTGGTAAAGCATCGATTAAAGTTCTTTTGGCTGATGATCATCAGCTGTTCCGTGAGGGACTGAAACGCATTTTAAATATGGAGGACGACATTGAGGTCATCGGCGAATGCGGCGATGGAATTCAAGTGCTCGAATTCTGCAATCAGGATAAACCTGATATCGTATTGATGGATATCAACATGCCAATCGAAAACGGGGTTGAAGCAACGGAGAAATTGCGTGAGCTGTTCCCCGATGTCAAAGTGATTATCTTGTCCATTCATGATGATGAAAGTTATGTATTTGAGACGCTTCGTAAAGGGGCTAACGGATACTTGCTGAAGGATATGGAGGCCGAGTCTCTGATCAATGCGATTCGTTCCGTGCATGAAGGACATGCGTTCATACATCCGAAAGTAACAGGCAAACTGATCATGCAGCTGCGTCGTATGACGTATCTTAATGAAACAGGGGCAATGAGTGAAGGAGCTTCGAAGGAAGCAGGCGTTAAATTTGTCGCTGGCGACAATAACCCGCTTACACGTCGTGAGGCTGAAGTGCTTCGCTTGATGGCAGAAGGTAAGAGCAATAAAATGATTGGTGAATTCCTGTTCATCAGTGAAAAAACAGTAAAAAACCATGTCAGCAGTATTCTGCAGAAGATGGAAGTGGACGACCGTACTCAAGCTGTTATCAATTCGATCAAATATGGTTGGGTTACGCTCTAA
- a CDS encoding sensor histidine kinase has product MDLQADAIDRVIKNAIQVMENSKYQMFEIMDATRDELKTLNEELKSVLKETAETIEKVDQLELNYRRSRIRLTEVSRDFVRYSEHDIKQAYEKATQLQLDLMIYREKEMYLKARRDDLQKRAKNVEASVERAETIGSQMGVVLEYLSGELGQVTRIIESAKNRQMIGLKIILAQEEERKRIAREIHDGPAQMLANLVLRTEIVERMLIKQDFKMVQAEIVDLKGQVRSSLEEMRKVIFNLRPMALDDLGLIPTLRKYVQDFEVKTKIRSLFETRGKEHRLSSAMEAAIYRLVQEGLSNAAKHAYPTYVVVEITYQAQLVKIVVQDNGLGFKPELLAKKSKDHTHFGLIGMRERVELLEGRIEIESGENQGTKIVIHIPTNVDKGKE; this is encoded by the coding sequence GTGGATTTACAAGCCGATGCCATAGACCGCGTCATTAAAAACGCCATACAAGTCATGGAAAACAGCAAATATCAAATGTTCGAAATTATGGACGCAACTCGCGATGAGCTGAAAACACTCAACGAGGAGTTAAAGTCGGTGCTGAAGGAAACGGCGGAAACGATCGAGAAAGTAGATCAATTGGAGCTGAACTACCGCCGTTCCCGGATCCGGCTGACTGAGGTTAGCCGCGACTTTGTCCGTTATTCCGAGCATGATATCAAGCAGGCGTATGAGAAAGCAACACAGCTGCAGCTGGATCTGATGATTTATCGTGAGAAGGAAATGTATCTGAAGGCCCGTCGGGATGACCTACAGAAGCGTGCCAAAAATGTGGAAGCTTCTGTGGAGCGTGCCGAGACCATCGGTTCGCAGATGGGTGTTGTACTCGAATACCTGTCAGGTGAACTGGGTCAAGTGACCCGGATCATCGAATCTGCCAAAAATCGACAAATGATTGGTTTGAAAATAATTTTGGCCCAGGAAGAAGAGCGGAAACGTATTGCTCGTGAGATTCATGACGGGCCTGCGCAGATGCTCGCCAATCTAGTGCTTAGGACGGAAATTGTAGAAAGAATGCTCATTAAGCAGGATTTTAAGATGGTCCAGGCCGAAATAGTAGATTTGAAAGGCCAGGTTCGTTCCAGTCTTGAAGAAATGAGAAAAGTTATTTTCAATCTGCGTCCTATGGCACTGGATGATCTGGGACTGATTCCAACGCTTCGGAAGTACGTGCAGGATTTTGAGGTAAAAACAAAAATCCGGTCGCTTTTTGAAACAAGAGGTAAAGAACACCGTTTATCTTCTGCGATGGAGGCTGCGATCTACCGCCTTGTGCAGGAAGGTCTGTCGAATGCTGCAAAGCATGCTTATCCCACATATGTTGTAGTGGAAATTACATACCAGGCTCAGCTCGTCAAAATTGTCGTTCAGGACAATGGGCTTGGGTTCAAACCGGAGCTTCTTGCGAAGAAAAGCAAGGATCATACTCACTTCGGTCTGATTGGGATGAGAGAACGGGTTGAACTGTTAGAAGGAAGAATAGAGATTGAATCCGGAGAAAATCAAGGAACCAAAATAGTGATTCATATCCCGACAAACGTGGATAAGGGAAAGGAGTAG